A region from the Malus domestica chromosome 07, GDT2T_hap1 genome encodes:
- the LOC139197657 gene encoding uncharacterized protein yields MENAPGNLKLLAPSIKKEIVNSCALETLDAIMDGLKDRFFSILVDEARDVSVKEQMAMVLRYVDDNGHVIERFVGIQHVTDTTSSSLKDAIDTLFSRNGLSISKLRGQGYDGASNMRVILGLTNDLSQALQRKDQEIVNAMALVKSCKEKLYWMRNNGFDALVDEVSSFCEKHHIDVPNMEEAFILPGRSRRYAPIKTNRHHYRVELFIYVIDEQITELEDRFNEFNLMEDTGLFLVDWRRPNYFVCDVCNTSVTRYNNVRLLQDT; encoded by the exons ATGGAAAATGCTCCGGGGAATCTCAAATTACTAGCTCCTTccattaaaaaagaaattgtgaattcatGTGCCCTTGAAACACTTGATGCTATCATGGATGGTCTAAAAGATAGATTCTTTTCAATATTGGTGGATGAAGCACGTGATGTGTCTGTGAAAGAGCAAATGGCTATGGTGTTGCGTTATGTGGATGACAACGGGCATGTAATTGAAAGATTTGTGGGTATCCAACATGTTACCGACACTACTTCAAGTTCACTAAAGGATGCTATTGACACATTGTTTTCTCGCAACGGTTTGAGCATTTCCAAGCTACGAGGACAAGGTTATGATGGTGCTAGCAATATGAGAG tcatattgggactcacaaatgatttgtcacaagcattgcaaaggaaagatcaagaaattgtgaatgcaatggctTTAGTGAAATCATGCAAGGAAAAGCTATATTGGATGAGGAATAATGGGTTCGATGCATTGGTTGATGAAgtatcttctttttgtgaaaaacatcatATTGATGTTCCTAACATGGAAGAGGCATTTATACTTCCAGGGAGGTCAAGGCGTTATGCTCCAATAAAGACAAATCGTCATCATTATCGTGTGGAGCTCTTTATTTATGTCATTGATGAGCAAATTACGGAGTTAGAGGATCGCTTTAATGAG TTCAACTTGATGGAAGATACTGGCTTATTTCTTGTTGACTGGAGGAGGCCAAATTACTTTGTATGCGATGTCTGCAACACATCTGTTACAAGATAT AATAATGTGAGATTATTGCAAGATACATGA
- the LOC103438914 gene encoding mechanosensitive ion channel protein 10-like, which yields MEVQKSNTEHVIVTIDQPNPKLKQSPQADSNISIPQPLSSAKTLKRLKFSKPRSRFEEIKYPLPPRTILESEELQHLNPSQDNNSSTDEDDDEDWYENEEDDEDGDGKHVKHRKRRKRKINKRAVIEWTLFLIIMTCLVCSLTLDVLKNKVKWGLEIWKWCLMVMVLFCGRLVSGWVVGFLVFLIERNFMLREKVLYFVFGLRKSFQNCAWLGLVLVAWTIMFPDKHSKVLKKVFRALIAVLIGATIWLLKILFVKVLASSFHVATFFDRMKESVFHHYILETLSGPPLDEDERELPHHRFQASKSLPARLRDKSHPVSRSYRREGSRRIDMDKLRRLSMTRRATAWSVKRLVNYVKSSGLSTISRTMDDFGNAESEITSEWEARNSGQRIFKNVAKPGAKYIEEEDLLRFLKSDETHTIFPLFEGAIETGKITKSSFRNWVVYAYIERKALAHSLNDTKTAVQQLHKLASAVVTVIITVVTLLVMGLATTKVIFVVTSQLLLVGFMFQNMCKTMFESIIFVFVMHPFDVGDRCVVDGVQMIVEEMNILSTVFLRYDNEKIYYPNSVLLTKPISNFRRSPDMADTVDFTIDVSTPVDDVSALKKSIQSYLESKPKYWNQKHSILVKEIENVDKMKMTLCVQHTMNHQNYGEKSARRSELVFELKKIFQNLGIKYHLLPQEVNMPQFNTINGRLTMAS from the exons ATGGAGGTCCAGAAGAGCAACACAGAGCATGTGATAGTCACCATAGACCAACCAAACCCTAAACTCAAACAGTCACCCCAAGCAGACTCTAATATTTCAATCCCACAACCCTTATCAAGTGCAAAAACCCTTAAACGCCTAAAATTCTCGAAGCCCCGGTCACGGTTTGAGGAGATTAAGTACCCTTTGCCACCACGAACAATTCTCGAATCGGAAGAACTCCAACACTTAAACCCATCCCAAGACAATAACTCGTCCACGGATGAAGATGACGATGAAGACTGGTACGAAAATGAAGAAGACGATGAAGATGGGGACGGCAAGCACGTAAAGCACCgaaagagaaggaagagaaagatAAACAAGCGAGCTGTAATTGAGTGGACTTTGTTTCTCATAATAATGACTTGCTTGGTATGCTCCCTAACCCTAGATGTTCTGAAAAATAAAGTGAAATGGGGTTTGGAGATATGGAAATGGTGTCTAATggtcatggttttgttttgtgggCGTTTAGTCTCTGGTTGGGTTGTGGGGTTTCTTGTCTTTCTCATAGAGAGAAACTTCATGCTTAGAGAAAAGGTACTCTACTTTGTGTTTGGTTTGAGGAAGAGTTTCCAAAATTGTGCTTGGTTAGGCCTTGTTTTAGTTGCTTGGACGATCATGTTCCCTGACAAGCACAGCAAGGTCCTCAAGAAAGTCTTTCGTGCTCTTATCGCCGTGCTAATAGGAGCCACGATATGGCTGCTTAAGATTTTGTTTGTTAAAGTCTTGGCATCCTCGTTTCATGTAGCTACATTCTTTGATCGCATGAAAGAGAGTGTTTTCCACCACTATATTTTGGAAACCCTATCTGGGCCTCCACTAGACGAGGACGAAAGGGAGCTTCCACATCATCGTTTTCAGGCTTCGAAGTCGTTGCCCGCAAGGCTGAGAGACAAGTCTCATCCAGTTTCAAGGTCTTATAGGCGAGAAGGGTCGAGGAGGATTGACATGGACAAGCTTAGAAGGTTGAGCATGACGAGAAGGGCAACGGCGTGGAGCGTGAAGAGGCTTGTAAACTACGTTAAGTCTTCGGGGTTGTCCACGATTTCGAGAACCATGGATGATTTTGGAAATGCAGAGTCGGAGATTACAAGTGAATGGGAGGCCAGAAATAGTGGTCAAAGGATTTTTAAGAACGTTGCCAAGCCCGGTGCTAA ATACATAGAAGAGGAAGATTTACTACGGTTCTTGAAGAGTGATGAAACTCACACCATATTTCCTCTCTTTGAAGGAGCAATTGAAACTGGGAAAATAACGAAGTCTTCCTTCAGAAATTGGGTG GTGTATGCCTATATTGAGCGTAAAGCATTGGCTCACTCCTTGAATGATACCAAGACTGCTGTCCAACAACTTCACAAGTTGGCGAGTGCGGTCGTAACTGTAATTATAACCGTGGTGACCCTTTTGGTGATGGGTCTGGCCACAACTAAGGTGATCTTTGTTGTTACGTCTCAACTGCTGCTTGTGGGATTCATGTTCCAGAACATGTGCAAAACTATGTTCGAGTCCATCATCTTTGTGTTTGTGATGCACCCCTTCGATGTTGGTGATCGATGTGTGGTGGATGGCGTGCAG ATGATTGTAGAAGAGATGAACATTTTATCAACCGTTTTCTTAAGATACGACAATGAGAAAATATACTACCCAAATTCTGTGCTTCTTACAAAGCCCATTAGTAATTTCAGAAGGAGTCCAGATATGGCCGACACTGTTGATTtcacaattgatgtctctacTCCAGTTGATGATGTTTCTGCACTCAAGAAGTCCATACAATC ATACCTTGAGAGCAAGCCGAAGTATTGGAACCAAAAACACTCAATCCTAGTGAAGGAGATAGAGAATGTGGACAAGATGAAAATGACGCTATGTGTTCAACACACCATGAACCATCAAAATTATGGGGAAAAGAGTGCTCGAAGATCAGAGCTTGTGTTCGAGTTAaagaaaattttccaaaatcTTGGCATAAAGtaccatcttcttcctcaagaaGTAAACATGCCGCAATTCAACACAATCAACGGGAGGTTAACCATGGCTTCTTAA